Proteins found in one Prosthecobacter sp. genomic segment:
- a CDS encoding response regulator transcription factor — MNSITVLLSEDHMILREGLRALLAGERDIQIVGEAANGRQAVELCQHLQPHIVVMDIRMPLLNGLEATRQIRRALPATKILILSASSDPLHLEQLMKLNIAGYLLKQSEAELLPAAIRAAHKGGTYFSPAIAKHLERQASNHAEPVHHSVSQLTSREAEVLQLIAEGNANKQMAAALHISVKTVEKHRQNLMDKLNIHDTAGLTRYAIDRGVIDSEVRVAVADLA, encoded by the coding sequence ATGAATTCGATCACCGTGCTGCTCTCTGAAGATCACATGATTCTGCGTGAGGGCCTGCGTGCGCTGCTGGCGGGCGAGCGGGACATCCAGATTGTCGGTGAAGCCGCCAACGGACGTCAGGCCGTGGAACTATGCCAGCATCTGCAGCCTCACATTGTGGTGATGGACATCCGTATGCCGCTGCTCAACGGGCTGGAAGCGACCCGGCAAATCCGCCGGGCATTGCCTGCCACCAAGATCCTCATTTTATCGGCATCCAGCGATCCCCTCCATCTGGAGCAGCTGATGAAGCTCAATATCGCGGGGTATCTGCTGAAGCAGTCCGAAGCGGAACTGCTGCCCGCCGCCATTCGGGCAGCGCACAAGGGCGGGACGTATTTTAGCCCCGCCATTGCCAAACATCTGGAACGCCAGGCCAGCAACCATGCCGAACCGGTCCACCACAGTGTCTCCCAGCTCACCTCACGCGAAGCCGAGGTGCTCCAGCTCATCGCGGAAGGCAACGCCAACAAGCAGATGGCAGCAGCGCTGCACATCAGCGTGAAGACGGTGGAAAAACACCGCCAGAACCTGATGGACAAGCTGAACATTCATGACACCGCCGGACTCACCCGCTACGCCATCGACCGGGGCGTCATTGACAGCGAGGTCCGGGTGGCCGTGGCAGATTTGGCTTGA
- a CDS encoding CBS domain-containing protein, with amino-acid sequence MPEKPTPADIPSLAASIPLKALAAVRTTALHPHDSVATAGARMREHDASTWPVAEDHKLVGVIDMENPDWNIGRHGHDPKTSQVREIMNREPIFCHEDEDCTTAQQLMEEHDLCHLPVVDQQMRIVGIFSRDEIQEKADAVVVAKSGAPHSALPTRLKAGSPGLGEASQIEVEDRATELALIDGRETVSDADLAQAAAELAGGGTTTEAPEADPALEALTARDDPPPQTGHLVAAVPLQDEDNIAEQLIEDGLEEAEHDSRVVAENEKKYNGHRDA; translated from the coding sequence ATGCCTGAAAAACCCACCCCGGCCGACATCCCGTCCCTGGCCGCCTCCATTCCTTTAAAAGCACTCGCCGCAGTGAGAACCACTGCTTTGCACCCGCATGACAGCGTGGCAACCGCCGGAGCCCGGATGCGTGAGCATGACGCCAGCACCTGGCCGGTCGCAGAAGATCACAAACTGGTGGGCGTGATCGACATGGAGAATCCTGACTGGAATATTGGCAGGCACGGTCACGATCCGAAGACCTCCCAAGTCCGGGAGATCATGAACCGTGAACCGATCTTTTGCCATGAAGATGAAGACTGCACGACCGCGCAACAACTGATGGAAGAACATGACTTGTGCCATCTGCCTGTCGTTGACCAGCAGATGCGTATTGTCGGAATTTTCAGTCGCGACGAAATTCAGGAGAAAGCGGACGCGGTCGTTGTCGCGAAGAGCGGCGCACCGCATTCGGCTCTCCCCACGCGCCTCAAAGCCGGATCACCCGGCCTGGGAGAGGCCAGCCAGATTGAGGTCGAGGACCGCGCCACCGAACTGGCACTGATCGATGGCCGCGAAACCGTCTCAGATGCCGACCTCGCGCAAGCAGCGGCAGAATTGGCAGGCGGCGGCACCACAACGGAAGCGCCTGAGGCTGATCCGGCTCTCGAAGCATTGACCGCCAGGGACGACCCGCCGCCGCAAACCGGTCATCTGGTGGCTGCCGTCCCGCTCCAGGACGAGGATAACATCGCGGAGCAGCTCATTGAAGATGGGCTCGAAGAAGCGGAACATGACAGCCGCGTGGTGGCGGAAAACGAGAAGAAATACAACGGGCATCGTGATGCGTGA
- a CDS encoding ferritin-like domain-containing protein — protein sequence MKLQTLQDLLVHELKDLYSAETQLVKALPKMVQAATNDALKAGFAEHLEETKNHVVRLDQIARSFDCKLTGHRCKAMEGLIEEGGELISEDAEDTVRDAGLIGAAQRVEHYEIAGYGTARALAECLGFDEAVRLLSETLDEEKATDEKLTELAENTINVEAAETAMAE from the coding sequence ATGAAACTCCAAACACTCCAGGACCTGCTTGTCCATGAACTCAAAGACCTCTACAGCGCCGAGACACAGCTCGTGAAAGCCCTGCCAAAAATGGTGCAGGCCGCCACGAATGACGCGCTCAAGGCTGGCTTTGCAGAACATCTCGAAGAGACCAAGAATCACGTCGTCCGACTCGATCAAATCGCCAGATCCTTCGATTGCAAGCTCACCGGACATCGGTGCAAGGCAATGGAGGGGCTGATCGAGGAAGGCGGAGAACTCATCAGCGAAGATGCCGAAGACACGGTGCGTGATGCCGGGCTGATCGGAGCAGCACAGCGTGTGGAACACTACGAGATCGCCGGCTACGGCACTGCCCGCGCACTCGCGGAATGTCTCGGCTTCGACGAGGCTGTGCGATTGCTCAGCGAGACGCTCGATGAAGAGAAGGCGACTGACGAGAAGCTCACCGAGCTCGCCGAAAATACGATCAACGTCGAAGCCGCTGAAACGGCCATGGCCGAATAA
- a CDS encoding glycogen debranching N-terminal domain-containing protein, with the protein MHTHDTTAGEDHELVPGVAAITRSITHAVVIKEEDIFFLSEADGSVPLAAGHGFGLYYHDCRFLGGYEFRMGGKKPEALVRHAERGNAAVFGLSNPSLRMVDGTQLLKHQVEIKWSRVLSSEHLVLNDTLIFHSLSPRPIDTQVTLTFQAGFEDIFAIRGLFQSQRGQIQPPQWDGKTLRFDYDGADGIKRSLTITFDSAPVRVEGTSVSFELHLEPKECWQLRASLRLAESPADTAGTASQRPAQTLGGPDTWGKFYSDSLMLNLVMERSLRDLDMLRSHIGGTAYFAAGVPWFVALFGRDSIITALQTLALNPRIAEDTIRLLARYQGTEVNPWREEEPGKILHELRVGEMANLKEIPHTPYYGTVDATPLWLVLLGRHAAWTGRLDLFLELKTHVEAALNWLDRYGDVDGDGYIEYQCRIEKGLTNQGWKDSGDCIVNADGSLATPPIALVELQGYAYQAKLEMAALYHKAGEPARASALELEAQRLFDWFNRDFWVAEGYYALALHEGKRQAAVLSSNAGHALWSGIASMDKARQTAGHLMSPEMFNGWGIRTLSAKELAYNPLGYHLGTVWPHDNALIADGFRRYGCDEAALRVFSGMMDATMHFDDHRLPELFGGFHREDYGVPVHYPVACQPQAWAAGTFPYLLTTLLGLQPQGFDKRLKVVRPVLPEHIKHVELRGIQVGTARADLLFENDGKAIHVKVLKLEGELGVAVEL; encoded by the coding sequence ATGCATACTCATGATACCACAGCAGGAGAAGACCACGAACTGGTGCCAGGCGTGGCAGCAATCACGCGCAGCATCACCCATGCGGTGGTCATCAAGGAAGAGGACATTTTCTTCCTCTCTGAAGCGGACGGCAGCGTGCCGCTCGCTGCGGGGCATGGCTTCGGGCTTTATTACCATGACTGCCGTTTCCTTGGCGGTTACGAGTTCCGCATGGGCGGGAAAAAACCGGAGGCCCTCGTCCGCCATGCCGAGCGCGGCAATGCCGCCGTGTTCGGACTGTCCAACCCCAGTCTGCGGATGGTGGATGGAACGCAACTGCTCAAACATCAGGTCGAGATCAAGTGGTCGCGTGTACTTTCGAGTGAACACCTTGTGCTCAATGACACCCTCATTTTCCACAGCCTGTCACCACGGCCCATCGACACCCAGGTGACGCTGACCTTTCAAGCCGGCTTCGAGGACATCTTCGCGATCCGTGGTCTGTTTCAGAGCCAGCGCGGCCAAATACAGCCTCCCCAGTGGGACGGCAAAACGCTGCGCTTCGATTACGACGGCGCCGATGGCATCAAGCGCTCGCTGACGATTACATTCGATTCCGCTCCGGTTCGAGTCGAAGGCACGTCCGTCAGCTTCGAACTGCATTTGGAACCGAAGGAGTGCTGGCAACTTCGAGCTTCGCTCCGACTGGCTGAATCACCGGCAGACACTGCAGGGACGGCTTCCCAACGACCAGCACAAACTCTCGGCGGCCCGGACACTTGGGGAAAGTTTTACAGCGACAGCCTCATGCTCAATCTCGTGATGGAGCGTTCGCTGCGTGATCTCGACATGCTCAGGAGTCATATCGGCGGCACGGCCTACTTTGCGGCTGGCGTTCCATGGTTTGTCGCGCTGTTTGGTCGCGACAGCATCATCACGGCGCTGCAAACTCTCGCGCTGAATCCGCGCATCGCGGAGGACACCATCCGCCTGCTCGCCCGTTATCAAGGGACGGAGGTCAACCCATGGCGGGAGGAGGAGCCGGGCAAAATTTTGCATGAACTCCGAGTGGGTGAGATGGCGAACCTGAAAGAGATCCCCCACACGCCCTATTACGGCACGGTGGATGCCACGCCGCTCTGGCTCGTCCTGCTGGGGCGGCATGCCGCGTGGACGGGGCGTCTGGATCTATTTTTAGAACTGAAGACGCATGTCGAGGCAGCGCTGAACTGGCTGGATCGCTACGGGGACGTGGATGGCGACGGCTACATCGAATATCAATGCAGGATCGAGAAAGGGCTGACGAATCAAGGCTGGAAGGATTCTGGCGACTGCATTGTCAATGCCGATGGTTCTCTGGCAACACCGCCAATCGCTCTCGTGGAACTCCAGGGCTACGCCTACCAGGCGAAGCTCGAAATGGCCGCACTTTATCACAAAGCAGGCGAACCAGCACGAGCCAGCGCGCTGGAACTGGAGGCACAACGCTTGTTCGACTGGTTCAATCGCGATTTCTGGGTGGCGGAAGGCTACTATGCGCTCGCGCTGCACGAGGGCAAACGACAGGCCGCCGTGCTGTCCTCAAACGCAGGTCACGCACTCTGGTCTGGCATCGCCAGCATGGACAAGGCCCGTCAGACCGCCGGCCACTTGATGTCCCCGGAAATGTTCAATGGCTGGGGCATCCGAACGCTTTCTGCCAAAGAACTCGCCTACAATCCCCTCGGCTATCATCTTGGCACGGTCTGGCCACACGACAATGCTCTCATCGCGGATGGCTTCAGGCGCTATGGGTGCGATGAGGCTGCTTTGCGCGTGTTTAGCGGCATGATGGACGCGACCATGCACTTCGACGACCACCGGCTGCCGGAGTTGTTTGGCGGCTTTCACCGCGAGGACTATGGCGTGCCGGTGCATTATCCGGTGGCCTGCCAGCCACAGGCATGGGCGGCAGGCACGTTCCCATACCTGCTGACCACCCTGCTGGGTCTGCAGCCACAGGGATTCGACAAGCGCCTCAAAGTGGTGCGACCGGTCCTGCCTGAACATATCAAGCATGTGGAACTGCGTGGCATTCAGGTGGGCACGGCACGGGCGGATCTGCTCTTCGAGAACGATGGCAAGGCCATCCATGTGAAGGTTCTCAAACTCGAAGGAGAACTGGGTGTCGCCGTCGAGTTGTGA
- a CDS encoding glycosyltransferase family 4 protein has translation MRIAQVSPLYESVPPHGYGGTERVVSYLTEELVRLGHDVTLFASGDSVTQARLVPCCPRSLRLDAQCVDSLPHHFLMLERVFAAADSFDVIHFHVDYLHFPLSRRCAARHVTTLHGRLDLPDLPPLYREFHDMPLVSISDDQRKPLPHANWVTTIHHGMPVDFFEHHDVSDGYLAFLGRISPEKRADHAIEIAKRTGIPLKIAAKVDKADQQYFEQVIKPLLDHPLIDFVGEVQNDAKNVLLGGARALLFPIDWPEPFGLVMIEAMACGTPVIALRRGSVPEVITDGVTGFIVDDLNEAVAAVGKLPALSRSRCREEFERRFSSTRMTEDYVNLYRRLCERPV, from the coding sequence ATGCGCATTGCCCAAGTCAGCCCGTTGTATGAAAGCGTGCCTCCCCATGGTTACGGCGGCACGGAACGTGTCGTATCCTATCTCACGGAGGAACTGGTTCGGCTCGGCCATGACGTCACGTTGTTTGCGAGTGGCGATTCGGTGACACAGGCGCGGTTGGTGCCGTGCTGTCCCCGGTCTTTGCGCCTTGATGCGCAATGCGTCGATTCCCTGCCCCACCATTTCCTGATGCTGGAACGCGTGTTTGCTGCGGCAGACAGCTTTGATGTGATCCATTTTCACGTGGACTACCTTCACTTCCCGCTTTCCAGGCGTTGTGCCGCCCGCCACGTCACCACGCTGCATGGCCGGCTCGATCTGCCCGACCTGCCGCCGCTCTACCGCGAGTTCCATGACATGCCGCTGGTCTCCATCTCGGATGATCAAAGAAAGCCGCTCCCACACGCGAACTGGGTGACTACGATCCACCACGGCATGCCGGTCGATTTTTTCGAGCATCACGATGTGAGCGATGGCTACCTCGCTTTCCTGGGGCGCATTTCGCCCGAAAAACGCGCAGATCATGCCATCGAGATTGCCAAACGAACGGGCATCCCGCTGAAGATAGCGGCGAAGGTTGACAAAGCAGACCAGCAGTATTTCGAGCAAGTCATCAAGCCGCTCCTCGACCATCCCCTGATTGATTTCGTCGGCGAAGTTCAGAACGACGCCAAGAATGTCCTGCTGGGCGGCGCACGCGCCTTGCTGTTCCCGATTGACTGGCCGGAGCCTTTCGGCCTCGTCATGATCGAGGCGATGGCCTGCGGCACTCCGGTAATCGCCTTGCGCCGTGGTTCCGTACCCGAAGTAATCACCGATGGAGTGACCGGCTTCATTGTGGATGATCTGAATGAAGCCGTAGCAGCCGTGGGCAAACTGCCAGCCTTGAGTCGTAGCCGCTGCCGGGAAGAATTCGAGCGGCGCTTCTCTTCAACGCGCATGACGGAAGATTACGTGAACCTGTATAGACGGCTGTGCGAGCGCCCCGTCTAA
- a CDS encoding ATP-binding protein: MRDNNRSTDAIIRPAAFEKLGIRDSMQPGLSVTMRDMDSAPEIPWTRVAEFVRQHTHDVRNGLNSLDLETALLNELVADGEATASVGRIRKQLRSLALQLRALSALFQDPQPVAAPIPARVLLQIWREKHAALQDVLEVWWVDELGDERVSVDVEMMAAVFRELLTNAAEFSTGDPVAVTARAKGGEVIFELREPKKEALDTSAWGQPFSSTRRGGYGLGLWTARRMMQANGATLVQRYVPEDSCLMTQIILAVL, encoded by the coding sequence ATGCGTGACAACAACAGGAGCACCGATGCAATCATCCGCCCTGCGGCATTTGAAAAGCTGGGAATTCGTGACAGCATGCAACCTGGGCTTAGTGTAACAATGAGAGACATGGATTCCGCACCCGAAATTCCTTGGACGCGCGTCGCTGAATTTGTGCGGCAGCACACACATGATGTGCGCAACGGGCTGAACAGCCTTGATCTTGAAACGGCGCTCCTGAACGAGCTGGTGGCGGACGGAGAAGCAACGGCAAGCGTTGGACGCATTCGGAAACAGTTGCGTTCGCTCGCGCTGCAATTGCGCGCGCTTTCCGCACTTTTTCAAGACCCGCAGCCGGTCGCTGCTCCCATCCCCGCCCGGGTGCTGCTGCAGATCTGGCGCGAGAAACATGCTGCGCTGCAGGACGTGCTGGAGGTTTGGTGGGTGGATGAACTCGGCGACGAACGGGTGAGCGTGGATGTGGAAATGATGGCGGCGGTTTTTCGCGAACTGCTGACCAATGCGGCTGAGTTTTCAACGGGCGATCCGGTGGCAGTCACCGCCCGGGCAAAGGGCGGCGAAGTGATCTTTGAGCTGAGAGAGCCGAAGAAGGAGGCACTCGATACAAGCGCCTGGGGACAGCCGTTCTCCTCGACGCGACGTGGCGGCTATGGACTGGGCCTGTGGACGGCCCGCCGGATGATGCAGGCAAATGGCGCGACCTTGGTGCAGCGCTACGTCCCCGAAGACAGTTGTCTGATGACGCAGATCATCCTTGCCGTGTTGTGA
- a CDS encoding response regulator transcription factor: MSTHAQTTPGSPVTTASKRLLVVDDHPVFRHGICQFLDQFSDVAVCGEAANAQLALEAMRQLKPEVVLLDVSMPGTNGIELIKHMLAEQPSLIILIISMHDESLYALRALRAGAKGYVMKQQAMENILEALRKIIGGGIYVSPQFSEKLIFKTIQGSDGDMGSPVDKLSDRELEVLQLFGRDKKTREIANALHLSVKTVETHRMHIKEKLGFKDADEMMKFAIEWVTVTQD, translated from the coding sequence ATGAGCACGCACGCACAGACCACCCCTGGTTCTCCTGTAACCACAGCCAGCAAACGCCTGCTGGTCGTGGACGATCACCCGGTCTTCCGGCATGGCATCTGTCAGTTTTTGGATCAGTTCAGCGATGTGGCTGTTTGTGGTGAGGCGGCCAATGCGCAACTCGCGCTCGAAGCCATGCGACAGCTCAAGCCCGAGGTGGTGCTGCTCGATGTTTCCATGCCGGGCACGAATGGGATCGAACTCATCAAACACATGCTCGCTGAGCAGCCCTCGCTCATCATTCTCATCATCTCGATGCACGATGAATCGCTCTATGCCTTGCGGGCCTTGCGGGCCGGCGCCAAGGGCTATGTGATGAAACAGCAGGCGATGGAAAACATCCTCGAGGCGCTGCGCAAAATCATCGGCGGCGGCATCTACGTCAGTCCGCAGTTCAGTGAAAAGCTGATTTTTAAGACCATCCAGGGCAGTGACGGTGATATGGGCTCGCCAGTGGACAAGCTCTCCGATCGTGAACTCGAAGTGCTGCAACTGTTCGGGCGCGACAAGAAGACACGCGAGATCGCCAACGCATTGCATCTCAGTGTGAAGACCGTCGAAACCCATCGGATGCATATCAAAGAAAAGCTCGGCTTCAAAGACGCGGACGAAATGATGAAATTCGCCATCGAATGGGTCACGGTGACGCAAGACTGA
- a CDS encoding DUF2934 domain-containing protein, which translates to MKTRTTARAADAKKAYASQKKAPNQKAIMSVVMNTHDENSVATESLPRVEEIASRAYKIWQEQGCPEGCDEMNWQLAEKELLSAAPGGSRAW; encoded by the coding sequence ATGAAGACAAGAACTACAGCCAGGGCAGCTGACGCAAAAAAAGCGTACGCGTCCCAAAAGAAAGCCCCCAACCAAAAGGCCATCATGAGCGTGGTGATGAACACCCATGATGAAAATAGTGTCGCGACGGAATCCCTTCCACGGGTGGAAGAGATCGCCTCGCGTGCGTACAAGATATGGCAGGAGCAAGGCTGTCCAGAAGGATGTGATGAGATGAACTGGCAGCTCGCCGAGAAAGAACTTCTAAGTGCGGCTCCCGGAGGTTCTAGAGCTTGGTGA
- a CDS encoding ATP-binding protein, whose product MKHSPLQSAILAAIFALLAAGIYLSREMGGGDFFMPHSHCYLFNQQLMTLHGGADLLIGLAYVAISTTLVWLVYRARRELPFHWIMIAFAIFIVACGATHFMEVWTLTAEHPRYWLSGWVKLVTAIASVTTAVVLPPLIPHILRLMQTARLSAERGVKLERAYSELNELYTKVTQLDQLKTNFFANVSHELRTPLALIFAPVERLLQTTKDQAARHELTVVRRNALLLHKHVNDLLDVSKLEVGKLDLHYSRLDLAAMARAMANIFESVVSERGIRVELQVPGEVVAEVDGDKVQRVFMNLLSNAFKYAPNDSAVRLALTEDGDHLTLTVEDAGPGVPPDFRESIFERFQQGDRETQRRYGGTGLGLSIVKEFVEMHGGSITVGESATGGAQFQVRLPRRAPDGVEIHTSPWTGTDAVLQRLANAPATGRTENAQLPVQTVEADRPDVLVVEDNQDMRDFICRVLEPDAQTRTAENGRAALEAIHERVPDLILTDMMMPVMTGEELVAALRQDENLRDVPVILLTAKADDEMKLNLLIEGAQDYVLKPFSIDELRARVRNQLQTKLTRDMLRRALDTRSHDLAAMVRELAAAKTAAVAANAAKDDFLAVLSHELRTPLTPALAAASALMNEAADATEVRESLAIIRRNIELEARLVDDLLDVTRITQGKLRIHSTPADLHTILRDALAMVNPSLREKQITAVVDLAKDHLLIRGDAARLTQVFSNLLGNAAKFTPAGGQVTIRSTLTGEKISIEIEDTGIGIAPELLPQIFDPFRQGHVDTTRRFGGLGLGLSVAKGLVEAHRGTINVRSAGYKQGATFTVEFPALAAGSSTVNAPASASGGSAAPVRSLRVLLVEDHEDTRQILHRLMTRWGHTVTTASTVAQASRALASDTFDLLLSDIGLPDGSGLEVIAALRERSDIPAVAMSGYGMEADIARAHAAGFTEHIVKPVTADALRKMLTRFSAQPET is encoded by the coding sequence ATGAAACATTCGCCGCTCCAATCCGCCATCCTCGCCGCTATTTTCGCGCTGCTCGCCGCGGGCATCTATCTCTCACGAGAAATGGGTGGTGGTGATTTCTTCATGCCCCATTCGCATTGCTATTTGTTCAACCAGCAGTTGATGACACTGCATGGCGGGGCGGATCTGCTCATCGGCCTTGCCTATGTGGCCATCTCGACAACGCTGGTCTGGCTGGTCTATCGTGCGCGGCGTGAACTGCCGTTTCATTGGATCATGATCGCTTTCGCGATCTTCATCGTGGCCTGTGGCGCGACGCACTTCATGGAAGTGTGGACACTCACTGCGGAACATCCCCGCTACTGGCTTTCTGGCTGGGTAAAGCTCGTCACCGCGATCGCGTCCGTGACGACGGCGGTGGTCCTACCGCCATTGATCCCGCACATTCTCAGGCTGATGCAAACCGCACGCCTGTCCGCAGAACGAGGTGTGAAACTGGAGCGTGCTTACAGCGAATTGAACGAACTTTACACCAAGGTGACGCAGCTTGACCAGCTCAAGACGAACTTCTTCGCCAACGTCAGCCACGAATTGCGCACACCGCTTGCGCTGATCTTCGCCCCGGTCGAACGGCTGCTCCAGACGACCAAGGACCAGGCGGCGCGGCATGAGCTGACCGTGGTGCGCCGCAACGCCCTCCTCCTGCACAAACACGTCAATGACCTGCTCGACGTGTCGAAGCTGGAAGTCGGCAAGCTGGATCTGCACTACTCACGGCTCGACCTGGCGGCCATGGCCCGGGCCATGGCGAACATCTTCGAGTCCGTCGTAAGCGAACGGGGCATCCGCGTCGAACTCCAAGTACCGGGCGAGGTCGTCGCGGAAGTGGATGGCGACAAGGTGCAGCGCGTGTTCATGAACCTGCTTTCGAATGCATTCAAATATGCACCCAACGACAGCGCGGTGCGCCTGGCACTCACCGAGGACGGCGACCATCTCACGCTCACCGTGGAGGACGCCGGTCCGGGAGTGCCGCCGGATTTCCGCGAGAGCATCTTCGAGCGTTTCCAGCAAGGAGATCGCGAGACCCAGCGGCGCTATGGCGGCACCGGCCTCGGACTTTCCATCGTGAAGGAGTTTGTCGAAATGCATGGCGGTTCGATCACCGTCGGCGAGAGCGCCACGGGGGGCGCGCAGTTCCAGGTGCGCCTGCCACGCCGCGCCCCAGATGGAGTGGAGATCCACACCTCGCCCTGGACCGGCACCGATGCGGTGCTCCAGCGGCTTGCGAACGCTCCAGCCACCGGCCGCACAGAGAACGCGCAGCTTCCAGTTCAGACCGTGGAGGCGGACCGGCCAGACGTGCTCGTCGTCGAGGACAACCAAGACATGCGTGATTTCATCTGCCGCGTTCTTGAGCCCGATGCACAGACCCGCACGGCAGAGAACGGCCGGGCTGCGCTGGAAGCTATCCATGAGCGAGTGCCCGATCTAATCCTCACGGACATGATGATGCCGGTCATGACGGGCGAAGAACTCGTCGCCGCGTTGCGACAAGACGAGAACCTGCGTGACGTGCCGGTGATTCTGCTCACGGCCAAGGCCGACGACGAGATGAAACTCAACCTCCTGATTGAAGGCGCACAGGATTACGTGCTGAAACCTTTTTCCATCGATGAACTCCGCGCCCGTGTGCGCAACCAGCTTCAAACGAAACTCACCCGTGACATGCTGCGCCGCGCCTTGGATACTCGTTCGCATGACCTCGCCGCGATGGTGCGGGAGCTGGCCGCTGCCAAGACTGCAGCGGTGGCGGCCAATGCTGCCAAGGACGATTTCCTGGCGGTGCTCAGCCACGAACTGCGCACCCCGTTGACACCAGCCCTCGCCGCCGCCTCCGCCCTGATGAACGAGGCTGCCGACGCCACGGAAGTCCGCGAATCGCTCGCGATCATTCGTCGCAACATCGAACTGGAGGCCCGGCTGGTGGATGATCTCCTCGATGTCACCCGCATCACCCAGGGCAAGCTCCGCATCCACTCCACACCGGCCGATCTGCATACCATTCTGCGCGATGCCCTCGCGATGGTAAATCCTTCCCTGCGTGAAAAACAGATCACCGCCGTCGTGGATCTGGCAAAGGACCATCTGTTGATTCGCGGCGATGCCGCGCGCCTCACCCAGGTGTTTTCCAACCTCCTTGGCAACGCCGCAAAATTCACGCCTGCAGGCGGACAGGTGACGATCCGCAGCACGCTGACGGGTGAAAAGATAAGCATCGAGATAGAGGACACCGGCATCGGTATCGCGCCGGAGTTACTACCGCAAATCTTCGATCCCTTCCGCCAGGGACACGTTGACACGACGCGACGTTTCGGCGGGCTGGGACTGGGATTAAGTGTGGCGAAGGGTTTGGTCGAAGCGCATCGCGGCACGATTAACGTGCGCAGCGCCGGGTATAAACAGGGCGCAACGTTCACCGTCGAGTTTCCTGCGCTTGCTGCCGGAAGCTCGACGGTGAATGCGCCGGCTTCGGCCAGCGGTGGATCAGCGGCACCAGTTCGGTCCTTGCGAGTGTTGCTTGTCGAGGATCACGAAGACACGCGCCAGATTCTCCACCGGTTGATGACGCGCTGGGGCCACACCGTCACCACCGCGAGCACCGTGGCGCAAGCCAGCCGTGCGCTGGCGTCGGATACATTCGATCTGCTGCTGAGCGACATTGGACTGCCCGACGGCTCCGGTCTTGAAGTGATCGCAGCCCTGCGGGAAAGATCCGACATTCCGGCGGTCGCGATGAGCGGTTATGGCATGGAAGCTGATATTGCGCGCGCACATGCCGCAGGGTTCACCGAGCACATCGTCAAACCCGTCACCGCCGATGCGTTGCGCAAAATGCTCACCCGGTTTTCCGCCCAACCAGAGACGTAG